A section of the Desulfobulbaceae bacterium genome encodes:
- a CDS encoding response regulator: MNSDLEFIHSTLIVDDDPISVKIATTLSAKFSRIVDVANDGETALKMLTIFKYKLILLDIMMPGINGLETAYRIRQQEIKMKRTPSIIIAITAYANNTNREDCLRAGMNDFFEKPLDFKKLEISARKLLQLQAMKSEEDSSAE; the protein is encoded by the coding sequence ATGAATAGTGATCTTGAATTTATACACAGCACCTTGATTGTTGATGATGATCCGATTAGCGTGAAAATTGCAACTACGCTGAGTGCCAAGTTTTCCCGAATCGTCGATGTCGCCAATGATGGCGAAACAGCCCTTAAGATGTTGACTATCTTCAAATATAAACTGATCCTGCTGGACATCATGATGCCTGGAATAAACGGTTTAGAAACCGCCTATAGAATACGGCAGCAGGAAATTAAGATGAAAAGAACACCCAGCATCATCATCGCCATCACAGCTTATGCCAATAATACAAACCGAGAAGATTGCCTGCGAGCCGGCATGAATGACTTCTTTGAAAAACCACTCGACTTCAAAAAACTAGAAATATCAGCACGGAAGCTTTTACAACTACAAGCGATGAAATCTGAAGAAGATTCTTCAGCTGAATAA
- a CDS encoding MarC family protein, which translates to MLFLEFWQCFLPLFVAVDAIGVLPLFISLTEGVEKTQLKKIIIQSILTATIVAVAFLWFGPSLLSSLGISVSDFMIAGGILLLAISLSDLISGEKLQRQTDAESLGAVPIGVPLITGPAVLTTCILLSNIHGHLLTTVALIVNIIITGLIFVIATPITNVLGKTGAKIASKLASLLLAAIAVMLIRKGLTGIVDL; encoded by the coding sequence ATGTTATTCTTAGAATTCTGGCAATGTTTTTTACCTTTGTTTGTGGCGGTTGATGCGATTGGCGTCCTGCCCTTATTTATTTCGTTAACTGAAGGGGTCGAAAAAACTCAGCTCAAAAAAATTATCATTCAATCTATTCTCACGGCCACCATTGTTGCTGTGGCCTTTTTATGGTTCGGCCCGTCTCTGCTGTCATCCCTAGGCATTTCTGTTTCAGATTTCATGATCGCCGGAGGCATTCTACTTTTAGCTATTTCCTTGAGCGATCTTATTTCCGGAGAAAAATTGCAACGACAAACCGATGCTGAAAGCCTAGGAGCTGTACCGATTGGAGTGCCACTAATTACCGGTCCGGCAGTGTTAACCACCTGTATCCTCCTGAGTAACATTCATGGACATTTACTGACTACGGTAGCCCTTATCGTAAACATTATAATAACCGGACTTATATTTGTCATTGCAACTCCTATTACCAATGTCTTAGGCAAAACGGGAGCCAAAATTGCCTCTAAACTGGCAAGCCTGCTGTTGGCAGCTATTGCGGTGATGTTAATTCGTAAAGGCCTGACCGGAATAGTGGATTTATAA